In the Longimicrobiales bacterium genome, one interval contains:
- a CDS encoding aconitase family protein, whose translation MTGLTFSEKVLGAKSGTDARAGDIVVGEPDLILGTDGSTPMAIDYYEAMGGGAVVAPERVLLARDHYAPPTSPATQAFHSRMEEFAAAHGIELLAVGGGISFLVALETGRVASGHLVIGGDSHTVTCGVAGAFATGVGSSDLAAAFKTGKVWLRVPDTTRVDLSGVMATGVTTKDVALELVARLAGVVSPFTALEFVGQGVRELPPEDRIVLCNMVAEMGGMAGVFPTSEWASDDHAAFASTVSVELGEIDPLVALPHDPGNRVPIGDALGREVDWVFLGTCAGGRADDFREALRVLRAAGGIANGVTVAAAPPTAAVRAVLVDDGTLAALEGAGVLIAETGCGPCCGTSGPLPPPGARVISTANRNFRARMGEPSIEIMLGSPATCAAAAAAGYVVDPREVA comes from the coding sequence GTGACCGGGCTCACGTTTTCGGAAAAAGTGCTCGGGGCCAAATCCGGAACGGATGCTCGGGCGGGTGACATCGTTGTCGGTGAACCGGACCTGATCTTGGGCACGGACGGCTCGACCCCCATGGCCATCGACTACTATGAGGCCATGGGTGGTGGGGCGGTTGTAGCCCCCGAGCGCGTACTGCTGGCCCGGGATCACTACGCGCCTCCGACATCTCCGGCCACACAAGCGTTCCACTCCCGTATGGAGGAATTTGCCGCCGCGCACGGCATCGAGCTGCTGGCTGTCGGAGGTGGGATCAGTTTCCTCGTCGCTCTGGAAACGGGGCGCGTGGCGTCGGGGCATCTCGTAATTGGAGGGGACAGCCACACCGTCACGTGCGGAGTTGCGGGTGCGTTCGCCACCGGGGTTGGGTCGTCGGACCTGGCTGCCGCCTTCAAGACCGGTAAGGTCTGGCTTCGTGTCCCCGACACAACTCGTGTGGATCTGTCGGGCGTCATGGCAACGGGCGTCACCACCAAAGACGTCGCCCTGGAGTTGGTTGCACGGCTGGCTGGGGTTGTCAGCCCGTTCACTGCGCTGGAATTCGTGGGGCAGGGGGTGCGAGAACTTCCGCCAGAAGACCGAATCGTCTTATGCAACATGGTGGCCGAGATGGGCGGGATGGCCGGTGTGTTCCCGACCTCGGAATGGGCGTCGGACGACCACGCGGCATTCGCTTCGACCGTCTCGGTCGAACTCGGCGAGATCGACCCGCTCGTGGCTTTGCCTCATGACCCAGGGAATCGGGTCCCAATAGGTGATGCCCTCGGTCGGGAGGTCGATTGGGTTTTCCTCGGCACCTGCGCGGGCGGCCGTGCCGACGACTTCCGGGAAGCTCTTCGAGTCCTGCGCGCTGCTGGAGGGATCGCCAACGGTGTGACCGTGGCCGCCGCCCCGCCGACCGCGGCAGTACGGGCAGTTTTGGTCGACGACGGGACACTTGCTGCGCTCGAAGGGGCGGGGGTCTTGATTGCGGAAACCGGGTGTGGACCCTGTTGTGGCACATCAGGCCCCCTTCCCCCGCCCGGTGCTCGGGTAATATCAACCGCCAACCGCAATTTCCGGGCGCGCATGGGCGAGCCGAGCATCGAGATCATGCTGGGGTCACCTGCTACGTGTGCGGCAGCGGCTGCGGCGGGGTATGTGGTCGATCCACGCGAGGTGGCCTGA
- a CDS encoding alanine--glyoxylate aminotransferase family protein, with product MREDALLMTPGPTRIPERVLLASHRVLHHRTPEFSDVLDETFDLIRPFFGAASADVLPVHATGRAAMEGAITNFFAPGDAVVACCNGSFGEMWAEFAESYGLDVRRVCEDWEHSVDPAVVEAALAGGGVRGVLCTHSDTSTAVLNPIAQIAAVARSHGSLILVDGISSVGGAPFSFDAWDLDFAVTSSQKCLMASPGLSFAVVGERAWQAVERSPFPKNYLSFEAIRSTLARDRAETPGTTPVSLVLQVREGLRILTEEGLDHVFERHAEMAERVRTGTRALGFGLLGAGIHQRSPTLTALTVPDGVDANAYRVKVRSGGVQIAVGLRSYAGSCVRVGHMGDIRMDDVERTLEVMRSALS from the coding sequence GTGAGGGAAGATGCCTTGCTCATGACTCCGGGACCCACGCGGATCCCGGAAAGAGTGCTACTCGCGTCGCATCGCGTACTTCACCACCGGACGCCTGAATTCTCCGACGTGTTGGACGAGACCTTCGATCTCATTCGCCCCTTTTTTGGGGCGGCGTCCGCGGACGTGCTGCCCGTACATGCGACGGGCAGGGCAGCTATGGAGGGTGCGATCACTAATTTCTTCGCGCCCGGGGATGCGGTCGTGGCGTGTTGCAACGGCAGCTTCGGAGAGATGTGGGCGGAATTCGCCGAATCCTACGGCCTCGACGTGCGCCGTGTGTGTGAGGACTGGGAGCACAGCGTCGACCCGGCTGTGGTCGAGGCCGCGTTGGCGGGAGGGGGCGTGCGGGGTGTCCTGTGCACGCATTCGGACACCAGCACCGCTGTATTGAACCCCATCGCTCAGATCGCTGCGGTCGCTCGAAGCCACGGATCGCTGATCCTGGTCGATGGCATCAGTTCCGTTGGGGGCGCGCCCTTCTCCTTCGATGCATGGGATCTCGACTTCGCGGTCACGTCATCTCAGAAATGTTTGATGGCGAGCCCGGGGCTCTCGTTTGCAGTCGTAGGAGAGCGTGCTTGGCAGGCCGTGGAGCGGTCCCCATTCCCGAAGAACTACCTGTCATTTGAGGCCATCCGCTCGACCTTGGCGCGGGATCGTGCTGAGACACCGGGCACGACCCCGGTGTCGTTAGTGCTCCAGGTGAGGGAGGGGCTTCGTATCCTCACCGAGGAGGGTCTCGATCACGTCTTTGAACGGCATGCGGAGATGGCGGAGCGGGTGCGTACAGGGACACGTGCGCTCGGCTTTGGTCTCTTAGGCGCGGGTATTCACCAGCGCTCCCCAACGCTGACGGCACTGACGGTTCCAGACGGTGTCGATGCCAATGCATACCGCGTGAAGGTGCGGAGCGGCGGGGTACAGATCGCGGTCGGGTTGCGGTCGTATGCTGGTAGTTGTGTTCGCGTGGGCCACATGGGTGATATTCGGATGGACGACGTAGAACGTACGCTGGAAGTGATGCGGTCGGCCCTTTCGTGA